The Enterobacter asburiae genome window below encodes:
- a CDS encoding M20 peptidase aminoacylase family protein, translating to MSFGEQLIAWRRELHQNPELSGQEVETTTRLRQWLTNAGITPQPYDLSTGLVAEIGSGNKLIALRADIDALPIEERSGVPFSSQRAGVMHACGHDIHTSVILGAALKLKEREASLNGRVRILFQPAEENFGGAKSMVRAGALRDVSAIFGMHNEPGLPVGEFATRGGPFYANVDRFVIRITGKGAHAARPHEGNDAIVLASQLVTALQSVASRNVNTLDSVVLSVTRIAGGNTWNVLPESVELEGTLRTHRTEVQQNVKARVGEIAAGFASAFSAQIDITWYAGPTALVNDERWADFATSVAREAGYETRHAELHMGGEDFAVYLQQIPGAFVSIGSNSPYGLHHPAFNPDEALIEPAARYFAQLAEKALQHV from the coding sequence ATGAGCTTTGGCGAACAGCTGATTGCCTGGCGTCGCGAGCTGCACCAGAACCCGGAGCTCTCCGGCCAGGAAGTGGAGACCACGACGCGCCTGCGCCAGTGGCTGACGAATGCCGGGATTACCCCGCAGCCTTACGACCTGTCGACCGGGCTGGTGGCGGAAATCGGCTCGGGCAACAAACTGATTGCGCTGCGGGCGGATATCGACGCTCTGCCGATTGAAGAGCGCAGCGGCGTGCCGTTTAGCTCCCAGCGTGCAGGCGTAATGCATGCCTGCGGGCACGATATCCACACCAGCGTGATCCTCGGCGCCGCGTTAAAGCTGAAAGAGCGGGAAGCGTCGCTTAATGGCCGGGTGCGGATCCTGTTTCAGCCTGCCGAAGAGAACTTTGGCGGTGCGAAGAGCATGGTGCGGGCCGGTGCCCTGCGCGACGTCAGCGCCATCTTCGGCATGCATAACGAGCCCGGCCTGCCGGTCGGTGAGTTCGCTACCCGCGGCGGGCCGTTTTATGCCAACGTCGATCGCTTCGTGATCCGCATTACCGGTAAGGGCGCGCACGCCGCACGTCCGCACGAAGGCAACGACGCCATCGTGCTGGCGAGCCAGCTGGTAACGGCGCTGCAAAGCGTCGCCAGCCGCAACGTCAACACGCTGGACTCGGTAGTGCTGAGCGTGACGCGCATTGCAGGCGGTAACACCTGGAACGTGCTGCCGGAAAGCGTCGAGCTGGAAGGCACGCTGCGCACCCACCGCACGGAGGTGCAGCAGAACGTGAAAGCCCGCGTGGGCGAAATCGCCGCCGGGTTTGCCAGCGCCTTTAGCGCGCAGATTGATATCACCTGGTATGCCGGACCCACCGCGCTGGTGAACGACGAGCGCTGGGCCGATTTCGCCACCTCGGTCGCCAGAGAAGCAGGCTACGAAACCCGGCACGCCGAGCTGCATATGGGTGGGGAAGATTTCGCGGTCTATCTCCAGCAGATCCCGGGGGCGTTTGTCAGCATCGGCAGCAACAGCCCGTACGGTTTACATCATCCGGCATTCAATCCGGATGAGGCATTAATTGAGCCCGCTGCCCGCTATTTTGCACAGCTTGCGGAAAAAGCCCTGCAACACGTTTAA
- a CDS encoding LLM class flavin-dependent oxidoreductase, which translates to MSWRISILDKSPIAENETAADALARTLALAQQAENLGYHRFWIAEHHNTPHLASPSPELLIAWILGQTTRIRVGSGGVMLQHYSPYKVAENFNVLAALAPGRVDLGVGKAPGGLPLSTRALQQGLNQQEKGSFAEQLAQLDRWIRPEHQSHEEAVRATPLPPLPAEGFLLGASTDSALLAAGLGWHFVFAAHLNGDPELLREVVSTWRENSARDVIVAVQAIVAPTQAQAEALAQKVEVWGVELANGQRVTVASEEQAYAFARQAGSEPVRIARRAQSLLAGTAESVLEQLNTLHEKWGIDEFIIDTPVAEGATRVASLRLLAEARLNREVTV; encoded by the coding sequence ATGTCATGGCGAATCAGCATTCTGGATAAAAGCCCCATCGCTGAAAACGAAACGGCTGCCGATGCGCTGGCGCGTACGCTGGCGCTGGCGCAGCAGGCAGAAAATCTGGGCTATCACCGCTTCTGGATTGCCGAACACCACAACACTCCCCACCTTGCCAGCCCCTCGCCGGAGCTGCTGATTGCCTGGATCCTCGGGCAGACAACGCGCATCCGCGTCGGATCCGGCGGCGTGATGCTCCAGCACTACAGCCCTTATAAAGTCGCCGAAAATTTCAACGTGCTGGCCGCGCTGGCGCCCGGCCGCGTGGATCTCGGCGTCGGAAAAGCCCCCGGCGGGCTGCCGCTCTCAACCCGCGCGCTTCAGCAGGGTCTGAATCAACAGGAAAAGGGCAGCTTCGCCGAACAGCTGGCCCAGCTCGATCGCTGGATCCGTCCTGAGCATCAGTCTCATGAAGAGGCCGTTCGCGCCACGCCGCTGCCGCCATTGCCTGCAGAGGGTTTCCTGCTGGGCGCGAGTACCGATAGCGCGCTGCTGGCCGCCGGGCTCGGCTGGCACTTTGTCTTTGCCGCGCATCTGAACGGTGACCCGGAACTGCTGCGCGAGGTGGTATCGACCTGGCGTGAGAACAGCGCGCGGGACGTAATTGTGGCGGTACAGGCGATTGTCGCGCCGACGCAGGCCCAGGCGGAAGCCCTGGCGCAGAAGGTCGAAGTGTGGGGCGTTGAGCTGGCAAACGGCCAGCGCGTCACCGTGGCCAGCGAAGAGCAGGCCTACGCCTTTGCGCGTCAGGCGGGCAGCGAGCCGGTGCGCATTGCACGTCGGGCGCAGTCGCTGCTGGCGGGTACGGCTGAATCGGTGCTCGAACAGCTTAACACCCTGCATGAAAAGTGGGGCATTGACGAATTTATCATCGACACGCCGGTAGCGGAGGGAGCAACGCGCGTCGCGTCGCTGCGCCTGCTTGCCGAGGCGCGTCTTAACAGGGAGGTCACCGTATGA
- a CDS encoding AAA family ATPase yields the protein MKINVIGTSGSGKSTLAKQIATELAIPYIEMDRLYWRPDWQGTPDDVFQEKLEQALQASPDWVLDGNYNRTRPVKWRNVDVVVWVDYGFARTLWQAVTRAIKRAWHKHELWPGTGNKESFRRAFFSRESILIWTMKTWRNNRTRYEADLQNPQYGHIRFIRITRRGQGKTLIADLKSYS from the coding sequence GTGAAAATTAACGTCATCGGAACCAGCGGGAGCGGAAAAAGCACGCTGGCGAAGCAGATTGCTACCGAACTGGCTATTCCCTATATCGAGATGGACAGACTCTACTGGCGACCTGACTGGCAGGGAACGCCGGACGATGTGTTTCAGGAAAAGCTGGAGCAGGCGCTACAGGCTTCGCCAGACTGGGTGCTTGACGGCAACTATAACCGCACGCGGCCGGTGAAATGGCGTAATGTCGACGTTGTGGTGTGGGTCGATTATGGCTTTGCCCGCACCCTCTGGCAGGCCGTCACCAGGGCAATCAAACGGGCCTGGCATAAGCACGAGCTCTGGCCCGGAACCGGGAACAAAGAGAGTTTCCGGCGCGCGTTTTTCAGCAGAGAGTCCATCCTCATCTGGACGATGAAAACCTGGCGTAACAACCGCACGCGTTATGAAGCCGATCTGCAAAACCCGCAGTATGGGCATATTCGCTTTATCCGCATTACCCGCCGCGGGCAGGGGAAAACGCTGATTGCTGACTTAAAGTCTTATTCTTAG